The following proteins are co-located in the Salvelinus sp. IW2-2015 linkage group LG36, ASM291031v2, whole genome shotgun sequence genome:
- the abcb11a gene encoding bile salt export pump → MRMEIGWFDCNSVGELNTRISDDINKINNAIADQVSIFIERISTFIFGFMVGFIGGWKLTMVVIAVSPLIGLAAGLMAMAVARLTGRELQAYAKAGSVADEVLSSIRTVAAFGGEDKEVERYDKNLIEAQNWGVKKGTIIGVFQGYLWCIIFLCYALAFWYGSKLVIETKELSPGTLIQVFFGVLMAAMNLGQASPCLEAFASGRAAAKTIFDTIDREPEIDCFSEKGHKLDKVTGDIEFHNVTFNYPSRPDVKILDSLSMLIRAGETTAFVGPSGSGKSTTVQLFQRFYNPKEGMXTLDGHDIRSLNIQWLRSLIGIVEQEPVLFATTIADNIRYGRPGVTMDDIIQATKEANAYNFIMDLPQRFDTLVGEGGGQMSGGQKQRIAIARALIRNPRILLLDMATSALDNESEAIVQEALDKARMGRTTISIAHRLSTIRNADVIIGFEHGRAVESGTHNDLLEKKGVYFTLVTLQNQGNDMPSDKTNKGPDNETIEEEILQRFSRGSYESGLRQSLRLRSHTQLSNELIPDAITGSIRIKSDKFLAIMENEMEPQRSKHSKEEAEERVEPAPVARILKYNKSEWPYMLLGSIGAAINGSVNPIYAILFSQILGTFSIRDLDEQRAQINGICILFCAVAVTSFFSQFLQGYAFGKSGELLTRRLRKVGFQAMLKQEVGWFDDPRNSPGALTTRLATDASMVQGATGSQIGMIVNSLTNIGASFIIAFSFSWKLSLVVVCFIPLIGLSGVFQAKMLTGFANEDKKAMEAAGQVSSEALANIRTIAGLCKESTFVDTYEQQLEAPYKSAKKKANIYGICFAFAQCVIFMAYAASFRYGGYLVSSERLHYLVVFRVISAIVISGTALGKASSFTPDYAKAKIAAAQFFKLLDRVPKISMSQIDGEKWDDFKGELEFINCKFTYPTRPDIQVLNGLLVSVKPGQTLAFVGCSGCGKSTSVQLLERFYDPDEGRVLIDGRPSHTVNVPFLRAQIGIVSQEPVLFDCSIAENIQYGDNTRNMSMEEIVDAAKKAYLHDFVMTLPDKYETPVGAQGSQLSRGQKQRIAIARAIVRNPKILLLDEATSALDTESEKTVQAALDEARRGRTCIVIAHRLSTIQTADIIAVMSQGAVIEKGTHEELMAKRAAYYKLVTTGAPIS, encoded by the exons ATGCGAATGGAGATTGGCTGGTTTGACTGCAATTCAGTTGGAGAATTAAACACCAGGATATCAGA CGacatcaacaagatcaacaatGCGATAGCTGACCAGGTGTCTATCTTCATTGAGAGGATCTCCACTTTCATCTTCGGCTTCATGGTGGGGTTCATCGGAGGATGGAAGTTGACCATGGTGGTCATCGCAGTAAGCCCACTAATAGGACTTGCTGCTGGACTAATGGCCATG GCTGTTGCCAGACTGACAGGTCGGGAGCTCCAGGCTTATGCCAAGGCAGGGTCAGTAGCTGATGAGGTACTGTCATCCATCAGAACAGTGGCAGCCTTTGGAGGGGAGGACAAGGAGGTTGAAAG GTATGACAAAAACCTTATTGAGGCTCAGAACTGGGGTGTGAAAAAGGGGACGATCATTGGAGTGTTTCAAGGATACCTGTGGTGTATCATCTTCCTCTGCTATGCTTTGGCATTCTGGTATGGCTCAAAACTGGTCATCGAAACCAAAGAGCTATCCCCTGGTACTCTTATCCAG GTATTCTTTGGAGTTCTCATGGCAGCTATGAACCTGGGTCAGGCCTCACCATGCCTGGAAGCCTTCGCCTCAGGTCGAGCTGCAGCCAAGACCATCTTCGATACCATTGACCGG GAGCCAGAAATCGATTGTTTCTCAGAGAAGGGCCACAAACTAGACAARGTCACGGGTGACATTGAATTCCACAATGTCACATTTAACTACCCCTCTAGGCCAGATGTGAAG attttagattctttgaGCATGCTGATCAGAGCAGGAGAAACCACAGCTTTTGTTGGGCCAAGCGGATCAGGGAAGAGCACCACAGTTCAACTCTTTCAGAGATTCTACAACCCCAAGGAAGGAATG KTGACTTTGGATGGCCATGACATCCGCAGCCTGAACATCCAGTGGCTTCGCTCTCTGATTGGTATAGTAGAGCAAGAGCCGGTGCTGTTCGCCACGACTATCGCTGACAACATCCGCTACGGGCGACCTGGGGTCACCATGGACGACATCATCCAGGCCACCAAGGAGGCTAACGCCTATAACTTTATCATGGACCTCCCACAG AGGTTTGATACGCTGGTGGGTGAGGGTGGTGGTCAGATGAGTGGAGGACAGAAGCAGAGGATCGCTATTGCACGAGCTCTGATCCGCAACCCCAGGATCCTGTTGCTGGACATGGCTACCTCGGCTCTGGACAACGAGAGTGAGGCCATTGTACAAGAGGCACTTGACAAG GCTCGGATGGGCAGGACAACCATTAGCATCGCCCACCGCCTCTCCACTATCCGCAATGCTGATGTCATTATTGGGTTTGAGCACGGAAGGGCAGTGGAAAGCGGTACACACAATGATCTTCTAGAAAAGAAGGGGGTCTACTTTACTCTCGTTACCCTTCAGAACCAAGGAAATGACATGCccagtgacaaaacaaacaaag GTCCAGACAATGAAACCATTGAGGAAGAAATCCTTCAGCGTTTCAGTCGAGGAAGCTATGAATCTGGGTTGAG GCAATCTCTTCGCCTGCGATCTCACACCCAGCTGTCAAACGAACTCATCCCTGATGCCATAACTGGCAGTATCAGAATTAAATCAGACAAATTCCTTGCCATAATGGAAAACGAGATGGAACCTCAAAGGTCAAAG CATTCcaaggaggaagcagaggaacgTGTGGAGCCAGCACCAGTGGCTCGAATCCTGAAGTACAACAAGTCAGAGTGGCCCTACATGCTATTGGGATCTATAGGAGCTGCCATCAACGGCTCCGTCAATCCAATCTATGCTATCTTATTCAGCCAGATCCTTGGG ACGTTCTCTATACGTGACTTGGATGAACAGAGAGCGCAGATCAATGGAATATGTATCCTGTTCTGTGCTGTGGCGGTGACAAGTTTCTTCTCTCAGTTCTTACAG GGCTATGCATTTGGGAAGTCTGGGGAGCTCCTGACCCGCAGGCTAAGGAAGGTGGGCTTCCAGGCCATGTTGAAACAGGAGGTAGGCTGGTTTGATGACCCCAGGAACAGCCCTGGAGCTCTCACCACCAGGCTGGCCACTGACGCCTCCATGGTCCAGGGG GCAACTGGATCGCAGATTGGGATGATTGTGAACTCCTTGACCAACATCGGAGCGTCTTTCATCATTGCGTTCTCCTTTAGCTGGAAGTTAAGCTTGGTAGTGGTTTGCTTTATACCACTTATTGGCTTGTCTGGGGTCTTCCAAGCCAAAATGCTGACAGGTTTCGCAAACGAGGATAAGAAGGCAATGGAAGCAGCAGGACAG GTGTCCAGCGAGGCTCTAGCCAACATCAGGACCATCGCAGGGCTGTGCAAGGAGAGCACATTTGTGGATACATATGAACAGCAGCTGGAGGCTCCGTATAAGTCTGCCAAGAAGAAGGCAAACATCTACGGCATCTGTTTTGCCTTTGCTCAGTGTGTTATCTTTATGGCGTACGCCGCCTCCTTTAGATACGGAGGCTATCTGGTCAGCTCTGAAAGATTACATTACCTGGTGGTCTTCAG AGTGATCTCTGCCATTGTGATCAGTGGGACGGCACTGGGAAAAGCTTCCTCATTCACCCCAGATTATGCCAAAGCCAAGATTGCAGCTGCCCAGTTCTTTAAACTGTTGGACCGAGTCCCCAAAATCAGCATGAGTCAGATAGACGGGGAgaaatgg GATGATTTCAAAGGGGAGTTAGAATTCATCAACTGCAAGTTCACATACCCGACCCGGCCTGACATCCAGGTGCTAAATGGACTACTGGTGTCTGTGAAACCGGGccagaccctggcctttgtgggcTGTAGTGGCTGTGGGAAGAGCACTAGTGTGCAGCTGTTGGAGAGGTTCTATGATCCAGATGAGGGCAGAGTG TTGATCGATGGCCGTCCATCACACACTGTCAACGTGCCCTTCCTGAGGGCTCAGATTGGCATCGTCTCCCAAGAGCCAGTGCTGTTTGACTGCAGTATTgctgaaaacatacagtatggtgATAACACCAGGAACATGAGCATGGAGGAGATTGTTGATGCTGCAAAGAAAGCTTATCTCCATGACTTTGTGATGACTCTGCCAGAT AAATATGAGACTCCGGTTGGCGCCCAGGGCTCCCAGCTCTCCAGAGGGCAAAAACAACGCATCGCCATCGCTCGGGCAATAGTCAGAAACCCTAAGATCCTGCTTCTGGATGAGGCCACCTCTGCATTGGACACAGAGAGTGAAAAG ACAGTGCAGGCGGCTTTGGATGAGGCCAGACGTGGACGCACCTGCATTGTCATTGCCCACAGACTGTCTACCATCCAGACGGCAGATATCATAGCCGTCATGTCCCAAGGTGCTGTCATAGAAAAGGGGACACATGAGGAACTCATGGCTAAGAGGGCTGCCTACTACAAACTAGTCACAACAGGGGCTCCGATCAGCTAA
- the dhrs9 gene encoding dehydrogenase/reductase SDR family member 9, which yields MFLYIIGLVAFWFVFRWYRELARVPNKGEKYVYITGCDSGFGNLLARHLDKLGFCVIAACYTEKGEDELKKVSSERLNTVHLDVISTDSVNKATAFIKTLVGEKGLWAVVNNAGVSVPSGPCDWMTVDDYKSMLNVNLIGVIGVTLSVLPLIKKARGRVVNVASVFGRISAFGGPYCVSKYGVEAFNDSLRMNMSAFGVKVLCLEPGFFKTSVTDLNLLRKNVKTLWDNLSEEIKDQYGHDYPERANVTLEKNVATLLDGDLMKVVSCMEHAISAVHPRTRYSPGWDAKFLWLPMSYMPTWIADKMLLKDMAKPTGSIL from the exons ATGTTCCTgtacattattggactggtggcTTTTTGGTTTGTGTTCCGCTGGTACAGGGAACTCGCGAGAGTACCCAATAAAGGAGAGAAGTATGTCTACATCACTGGCTGTGACTCTGGGTTCGGGAACCTTCTGGCCAGACATCTGGACAAGCTGGGCTTCTGTGTGATCGCAGCCTGCTACACTGAGAAGGGGGAGGACGAACTGAAGAAGGTGTCTTCTGAACGATTGAACACAGTCCACCTGGATGTCATCAGCACTGACAGTGTCAACAAAGCAACAGCATTCATCAAAACCTTGGTTGGGGAGAAGG GTCTGTGGGCTGTGGTGAACAATGCTGGAGTCTCTGTACCATCAGGCCCCTGTGACTGGATGACCGTCGACGACTACAAGTCCATGTTGAATGTTAACCTTATTGGAGTCATTGGTGTGACTCTGAGTGTCCTGCCCCTCATCAAGAAGGCCAGGGGCAGGGTGGTGAATGTGGCCAGCGTGTTTGGGAGGATAAGCGCCTTTGGCGGTCCCTACTGTGTGTCAAAATATGGAGTGGAGGCTTTCAATGACAGTCTACG GATGAACATGTCAGCGTTTGGAGTTAAAGTCCTGTGTCTTGAACCAGGATTTTTCAAAACAAGTGTGACTGATCTAAATCTCCTGAGAAAAAATGTGAAGACATTGTGGGACAATCTGTCTGAAGAAATCAAAGATCAATATGGACATGATTACCCAGAGAGAG CAAATGTGACATTGGAGAAGAATGTTGCGACGTTGCTGGATGGGGACCTGATGAAGGTTGTGAGCTGCATGGAGCACGCCATCTCTGCTGTCCACCCTCGGACACGCTACTCACCTGGCTGGGATGCCAAGTTCTTATGGTTGCCAATGTCCTACATGCCAACTTGGATCGCTGACAAAATGCTCTTAAAAGATATGGCCAAACCAACAGGATCTATTCTTTAA
- the rdh1 gene encoding retinol dehydrogenase 1, which translates to MVFPLVSEENILFDFFQAILSHLALSCILISXTAIAIAWFIRDSFKVEDFDKKHVFITGCDSGFGHLLARQLDQKGFHVIAACLTEKGESELKAAASPRLKTVLFNVTDSPSIESAVEXVRAEVGERGLWGLVNNAGRSTPIGPTEWMQLEDFKKVLDVNLIGLIDVTLKFLPLLKKAQGRVVNVASILGRLALNGGGYCLSKYGVEAFSDSLRRDMQHFGVKVSIIEPGFFKTGVTRLDLIEADLQRLWNRLPEEVKHSYGPTFFDEYVKAQDFSMGLLCSSDISKVTSCMQHALTARHPRTRYSPGWDAKFIWIPLSYLPAFIADFTVAVLLPVPKDDRKSHANQVGVANT; encoded by the exons ATG GTCTTTCCTCTGGTGTCTGAAGAGAATATTCTATTCGATTTTTTTCAG GCAATCCTATCACACTTGGCTCTATCCTGCATACTAATTTCAKTTACAGCCATAGCCATCGCCTGGTTTATTAGAGATTCTTTCAAAGTTGAAGATTTTGACAAGAAACATGTCTTTATCACKGGCTGTGATAGCGGATTTGGACATTTGTTGGCAAGGCAGCTTGACCAAAAGGGGTTTCATGTAATAGCCGCATGTCTCACGGAGAAAGGTGAATCGGAACTGAAGGCTGCAGCCTCTCCCAGACTGAAGACAGTTCTGTTCAATGTTACTGACAGTCCGAGCATCGAGAGTGCGGTGGAGTTKGTGCGCGCTGAGGTTGGAGAGCGAG GTCTCTGGGGGCTGGTCAACAACGCTGGGAGGTCCACACCTATAGGCCCCACTGAATGGATGCAGTTGGAGGACTTCAAGAAAGTTCTAGATGTGAATTTAATAGGTCTGATTGACGTGACCCTGAAGTTCCTCCCACTCTTAAAGAAGGCTCAAGGAAGGGTGGTCAATGTTGCCAGTATCCTGGGGAGGCTTGCCCTCAACGGAGGAGGCTACTGCCTATCTAAGTATGGTGTGGAGGCCTTCTCTGACAGCCTTAG GCGAGATATGCAGCATTTTGGTGTAAAAGTGAGTATCATTGAGCCTGGTTTCTTCAAGACGGGTGTGACCAGGCTGGACCTCATTGAAGCAGACCTGCAGAGACTGTGGAACCGTCTCCCTGAGGAGGTCAAGCACTCGTATGGACCCACATTCTTTGACGAAT ATGTAAAAGCTCAGGATTTCTCCATGGGTCTCCTGTGCAGTTCAGACATCTCCAAAGTGACCAGTTGCATGCAGCATGCCCTTACAGCCCGCCACCCACGGACCCGCTACTCACCTGGTTGGGATGCTAAGTTCATCTGGATCCCCCTGTCCTACCTCCCTGCATTCATAGCAGACTTCACAGTCGCTGTTCTACTTCCTGTCCCCAAAGACGACAGAAAGAGCCATGCAAACCAAGTGGGTGTGGCAAACACATGA